DNA from Asticcacaulis sp. ZE23SCel15:
AATCCGCAAAAATTCCCCAAAGGCCTTAAGCCCCTGATCTCCAAGGTCCGCAGCCTTGGTATGGAATTTGGCCTGTGGGTAGAGCCTGAAATGGTCAATGCTGACAGCGATCTTTACCGCGCTCATCCCGACTGGATCATCAACTTCAGGGATCGTCCGCGTACCGAAGGCCGCAATCAGATGGTGCTCAATCTGGCCCGTCCCGATGTGCGCGATCATTTGCTGGGCGTGCTTGATGGCCTGTTGCGCGGCCACGACATCAGCTTTTTGAAGTGGGACTACAACCGCAACTGGTCGGAGCCCGGCTGGCCTGAAGTTACGCCCGACCAGCAACCCAAACTCTATGTTGACTATATCCGCAATCTTTATGGGATTCTGGCTGAGCTACGCCGCCGGCACCCCACGGTTGAAATCGAATCCTGCGCCGGCGGCGGCGGGCGGGTCGAAATGGGCATTATGGCCCTGACCGATCAGGTCTGGCCCTCCGACAACACCGACCCCTATGATCGCCTGACCATGCAGGATGGCTTCAGCCATGCCTATGCACCTGCGGTCATGATGGCCTGGGTGACCAATTCCCCGAACTGGGTCAATCAACGCACGACGTCTCTGGCCTATCGCTTTCTGTCGTCCATGCAGGGCGGATTGGGGATCGGGGCCAACCTCAATCACTGGGACACATCTGATTTTGCGACCGCCAAACGCCTGATTTCTGAATACAAAACCATCCGTAAGACGGTGCAGCAGGGCGACCTCTACCGGGTGATATCGCCCCAGAACGGCTCAAATCGTTCCGCGACTTTATCAGTCTCGACGGATCAATCTCAGGCGGTTCTGTTCGCGTTCACGCATTCCAGCACCAGGCTTGATATCTTGCCCGCGATCACCTTACGCGGTCTTGATCCCCGCAGAATCTACAGGATACGCGCGATCGAAGGCAGCCTTGCCCCCCGCACGCCGCACGCAGCCAGCGGCGCCTACTGGATGACCCATGGCCTCAGTGTGATACAAAAAGGTGACTTTCAGGCCTCTTTGTTCGGCTTTGAGGCTCAGATTTAGGGGCCTTACGGCGATCGTCACTTCAGCCCGCAGACGCATCAAAATTCCACCTGAAAACGGATAAAAAGTTCGTCCGCTTGTATTAACGAAACACATGTAAGAAATGCCTTCTGAAGCCATCAGGCAGCTCGGCGCCCAAAGCGGTCATTCGGCGTACGCCAAAACATCACATCACCTGACATTCCTCCCTTGCGCTTTCGACGCATGACTTAGAACGACATGACTTAGCATGTGATACTCGCAGGGCCACTCGGGGATCTATTAAGGTTGGGCACTACACCGCATATGCTCGCTATCCCCCCTTGACTTTTTCGGGGGGCTGACGTGTCCTTATAAGCGGGGGCATGGGGACAATGGTTTTACCACCGATTACATCTTGGGACGATATAGGTGCGATTGCGTCTATAATTTTTGGCCCAGCCATAGTTTTATCTTTGTATGCCGCTTTCCGGCAAATCAGAGCTCAAGCGGAGGTCAGTCGCCGAGAGTTATCGTTTAATGGCATGATTGCGTTCAACGAAAAATTCGAGCGATCTTCGGATATGTACCAATCCGTCCACGCACGATTTGCAAATGACGACCGTTCCGTCAACTTTCAGACCGCTAAGCAGGTATTTAATGGCTACTGGCGATTGGTCCACGAGGAATTCGTGTTCTTTAAAGCTGGTCTTATTCCCATGGATATATTTGTTGGCTGGATGCAACTTAGCTACAGCCAGATAGCGGGAGACTTAAACATCCCGTACTTTGCAAAAGACGGCTCCGAGCAGGCTATAAATTCCCGGGAGCGGTTCGAAACCATCATTTTAAATGGCCGCTACCACAATCATCCTGACTTCTGCACATTTTTTACAGATGTGTACAACCTGAGAGCCCCCGGCTGCGCTGACGCCGTTTTACCCAAGGCGGCACGGTATCGCATAATTGACCGATATGTGCGCACCTACGCAAGAAGACATAAGATTAAGCCCGTTATCTGAAAAACACCTCCAAGGCCTCTCGTGTCTAAGATTTTCTGGACGCTATGGTTGCGGCGCACAGGTGTCACGCTCGCGATTTACTGGTGGGTCGGCAATGCCTCCTCTGTCTTTTCGAAGGCTGAATGGGCAGCCTCATGCAAAACAATGAGGCACGAAACGGGACCGGTCATCGGTAATAGCGTGGTCGCTTTCGCGAATGCCGATGCCTTGGGGTTCTCCCCCGATGACCCAACTCCCCATCAGCGCATAGGCCCCTGAAAGCTCATCACGGAACAGGCTCGCAAATTCCTGATAGACGAAGGCGTTGTCACTATAATTGCCGTCGGTGCGCTCGGCGGCAGAGGCTTC
Protein-coding regions in this window:
- a CDS encoding glutathionylspermidine synthase family protein: MRKPALGREGQNVSVFRGGEASAAERTDGNYSDNAFVYQEFASLFRDELSGAYALMGSWVIGGEPQGIGIRESDHAITDDRSRFVPHCFA